A genomic segment from Portunus trituberculatus isolate SZX2019 chromosome 14, ASM1759143v1, whole genome shotgun sequence encodes:
- the LOC123503461 gene encoding transcription initiation factor TFIID subunit 1-like isoform X2 — translation MRMEINDKMVTTDDEDDAGEGQGAPSQTLSLTSFLFGNIDTHGQLEGDVFDVECKRQLASLSRLGLGSLLRQVTDDGDEDDDEDDDDDDREEEEEEVVEKSPSAVDYSDINEAVEDDALAQNEDDGEDYDAEEEENGLSKSDSELMPPPPLPKTESGNASSTTTATSTTTSSGSSSSRRVITPLAAMLPSKYLNVDVKELFPDFRPDSVLRFSRLFGPGKIANLPKIWKGVKRKKKKKFGPGGEDKGAGDDYFPGEETPPTPEIPKGFELQFAPEPPPYMCVADDSVRFSQTQEQDNNNNALNGEGDKANDRDPNKPHEADWRYGPAQLWYDMLDVPLSGTNFDYGFKIKGMNNSTDKSEEDEGFQDAPVPLKEENVATSGYEADSEEEIPDDCFHMVTQYNWEEDIIWNGDDMKHKQNQKRKNMAAGWVPSSYNRTAQAFSQPTKVATPFASTKASKVKCQMPRKNNVDDTWYSIFPVENEELVYGKWEDNIIWDPENMATIPEPTVLTLDPNDENIILGIPEDVDPATLTQGNDAPVKVKIPHPHVKKSKILLGKAGVITTIEEESPPPPPKSPDKDPFNISNDEYYQPKSSEQTIKMSMGGGLLQHSTPVVELQPPFIPTYMGEKKLRLFHRPPLKRYSHGALSTMGPHSVLPLMKEIKKKAKQREMERLASGGGDVFFMRTPEDLTGKDGDIILLEYCEEYPPLLSQVGMATRFKNYYKRRAGNDKGPPEFRFGETAYAHTSPFLGAMHPGQSIQTLENNMFRAPLYEHKHIQTDFLIIRTRNNYWIRELDGVFTVGQECPLYEVPGPNSKRANNFIRDFLQVFIYRLFWKSKDNPRRIKMDEIKRAFPAHSESSIRKRLKPCADFKRTGVDSNWWVIKPEFRLPTEEEIRAMVSPEQCCTYFSMSAAEQRLKDAGYGDKFLSALEDDNDDDTQKLDDEIKVAPWHTTRAYIQAVRGKCLLQLTGPADPTGCGEGFSYIRIPNKPTQNKEEQEQQPKRTVTGTDADLRRLSLHNAKNLLRQYGVPEDEIAKLTRWEVIDVVRTLSTEKAKAGEEGMNKFSRGNRFSIAEHQERYKEECQRIFDLQNRVLASEEVLSTDDGSSEEEDNDSDMEEKGKYIENILANKKTTSQMTLEKEEQERKELQKMIMGEEDKDGDKRKGAKKDEDENSQFGFGTPGRLLRITRTFKTSDGKEYTRTEIVRKSAVIDTYVKIRTSKDESFIKNFAGQLDETQKEEMKRERRRLQEQLRRIKRNQERQQKGIVTPPKTKKPKLKPDLKLKCGACGQVGHMRTNKACPMYAGNTSSTQPINVALTEEQEEEMEKGGIEESEELINVDGTKIKLSSKVIKHAEELKRRSLVLKVPKDQVKNPKRRRAGTVVHCDYLKRKERSVNRRRIDPVITLSTIFEEMLNEMREMSDAQPFLFPVNVKQVPDYYNIVNHPMDLSTIRDNLRQKKYQSREEFLSDISQIVENSKLYNGVKSTLTVTAQKMLELCIDRFAEKEERLMRLEKAINPLLDDDDQVAFDYILDNIVNQKLFSMQESWPFMKPVNKKNVKDYYEIIQSPMDLSTIAKKVKNHKYHSRAEFMQDMELILTNSIRYNGQDSAFTQKAETLLQVCKDSLAEYEAHLDGLEKKITLAQERALEQAETDSLCTSLGPDDDTNYTFAEPEQDPPDHQMGSPSDNLLNYSGDEEEEHVNVVDGEEEEMMQTPKRRRLQQEQRNVLEEDLEFSDDEEDYGMQQQQQQDQQQQQQHHHMEEMSGADMVEAGMVLEGQYGSHQQGPDETQGAAEAMVQLSAQYSYYQGETGEYNPEGLGTEGNMEVDASYDPSVEFLGGMMPSQPHDDATINNDLAVSDSDDEAGRQVDHQQMENPPQEEEDDKDALWF, via the exons ataagATGGTGACcacagatgatgaagatgatgccGGTGAGGGTCAGGGTGCGCCCAGCCagactctctccctcaccagctTTCTCTTcggcaacattgacacacatgGCCAGCTTGAAGGAGATGTGTTTGATGTGGAATGCAAGCGGCAGCTGGCATCTCTGTCTCGCCTTGGTCTGGGCTCCCTTCTTAGACAAGTgacagatgatggtgatgaagatgatgacgaggatgatgatgatgatgaccgtgaggaggaggaggaag AAGTGGTTGAAAAGAGTCCATCAGCTGTTGATTATTCTGACATCAATGAGGCAGTGGAAGATGATGCTCTGGCTCAGAATGAAGACGATG GTGAGGATTATGatgctgaggaagaagaaaatggtctaaGTAAGTCTGACTCTGAGTTGATGCCTCCACCGCCGCTGCCCAAAACTGAAAGTGGCAatgcttcctccaccaccacagccaccagcaccaccacctcctctggCAGTTCATCCAGCCGCAGAGTCATCACACCCCTGGCAGCAATGTTGCCTTCCAAGTACCTTAATGTGGATGTCAAGGAATTGTTTCCAGATTTTCGACCAGACTCT GTGTTGCGGTTTTCAAGACTTTTTGGGCCTGGTAAAATTGCCAATTTGCCTAAAATATGGAAAggtgtaaagagaaaaaagaagaagaaatttggCCCTGGTGGGGAAGATAAAGGTGCAGGTGACGATTACTTCCCAGGGGAGGAGACGCCCCCTACACCTGAAATACCAAAAGGATTTGAATTACAGTTTGCACCAGAGCCTCCACCATACATGTGTGTGGCTGATGACAGT GTCCGGTTTAGCCAGACGCAGGAACaggataataacaacaatgcctTGAATGGAGAAGGAGACAAGGCTAATGATCGTGATCCCAATAAGCCCCATGAAGCTGACTGGCGTTATGGTCCAGCACAGTTGTGGTACGACATGCTGGATGTGCCACTGTCTGGGACAAACTTTGATTATGGTTTCAAGATCAAG GGCATGAACAATTCTACTGATAAatcagaggaagatgaaggctTTCAAGATGCTCCAGTACCACtaaaggaggagaatgtggCCACGTCAGGCTATGAGGCAGACAGTGAAGAGGAGATACCCGATGATTGTTTCCATATGGTGACACAGTACAATTGGGAGGAGGACATCATATGGAATGGAGATGACATGAAGCATAAG CAAAATCAGAAGCGCAAAAACATGGCAGCAGGCTGGGTTCCAAGCAGCTACAACCGCACAGCTCAAGCCTTCAGTCAGCCAACTAAAGTAGCAACACCCTTTGCATCCACCAAAGCCAGCAAAGTTAAATGTCAGATGCC CAGGAAGAACAATGTGGATGACACGTGGTATTCAATATTCCCTGTGGAGAATGAGGAACTGGTGTATGGTAAGTGGGAGGACAACATTATCTGGGATCCTGAGAACATGGCCACGATTCCTGAGCCCACCGTACTGACGCTTGATCCAAATGATGAGAACATCATCCTGGGCATACCAGAGGATGTTGATCCTGCGACCCTCACCCAAGGTA ATGATGCTCCTGTTAAAGTAAAGATTCCACATCCTCACGTGAAGAAGTCAAAGATCTTGCTTGGGAAGGCTggtgtcatcaccaccattgaggaggagtcaccaccacctccaccaaagTCCCCTGATAAAGATCCATTTAACATCTCCAATGATGAATACTATCAACCAAAGTCCTCAGAACAAACTATAAAGATGTCCATGGGAGGAGGTCTTCTGCAGCATTCAACTCCAGTT GTTGAACTCCAACCACCATTTATTCCAACTTACATGGGAGAAAAGAAACTGAGATTGTTCCATCGTCCTCCCCTGAAGAGATATTCCCATGGTGCTCTTTCCACCATGGGACCACACTCTGTGCTGCCACttatgaaggaaattaaaaagaaagcaaag CAAAGGGAAATGGAACGTCTGGCCTCTGGTGGAGGTGATGTGTTCTTCATGAGGACCCCAGAGGACCTTACTGGCAAGGATGGAGACATAATTTTGTTGGAGTACTGTGAAGAGTACCCTCCACTCCTGTCTCAG GTTGGCATGGCTACCCGCTTCAAGAACTACTACAAGCGCCGTGCTGGCAATGATAAGGGGCCCCCAGAATTTAGATTTGGTGAGACTGCCTATGCTCACACCTCCCCCTTCCTTGGTGCCATGCATCCTGGCCAGAGTATTCAGACCCTGGAGAATAACATGTTCAGGGCACCGCTGTATGAACacaag CACATCCAGACAGATTTCCTGATTATACGTACCAGAAATAATTATTGGATCAGAGAGCTGGATGGAGTCTTCACTGTAGGGCAGGAGTGTCCTCTGTATGAGGTGCCTGGACCAAATTCCAAAAGAGCCAACAACTTTATAAGGGATTTCTTGCAA GTATTTATTTACCGACTGTTTTGGAAGAGTAAAGACAATCCACGGAGAATCAAGATGGATGAGATAAAGAGGGCTTTCCCTGCACATTCTGAGAGCTCCATTCGTAAACGCCTCAAACCATGTGCAGACTTTAAGCGTACAGGAGTTGACAG CAACTGGTGGGTTATCAAACCTGAATTCCGGCTGCCCACGGAGGAGGAGATCCGAGCCATGGTGTCCCCAGAGCAGTGTTGCACCTACTTCAGCATGTCTGCGGCAGAGCAGCGACTGAAGGATGCTGGTTATGGAGATAAGTTCCTCTCTGCTTTAgaggatgacaatgatgatgacactCAGAAATTGGATGATGAGATTAAG GTTGCTCCCTGGCACACCACGAGAGCATACATCCAGGCAGTGAGGGGGAAGTGTCTTCTCCAGCTCACAGGACCTGCTGACCCAACAG GTTGTGGGGAAGGGTTCTCATACATTCGTATCCCTAACAAACCAacacaaaacaaggaagaacaggagcagCAACCCAAGCGCACAGTTACTGGAACAGATGCTGATTTGCGTAGGCTTTCACTTCACAATGCAAAGAATCTCCTGCGTCAGTATGGTGTTCCCGAGGATGAG ATTGCCAAGTTAACCAGATGGGAGGTGATTGATGTTGTTAGAACACTGTCAACTGAGAAAGCAaaagcaggagaggaaggaatgaataaattcTCTCGAGGAAATCGTTTTTCCATTGCTGAACATCAGGAGAG ATATAAAGAAGAATGCCAGCGTATCTTTGACCTTCAGAACAGAGTGTTGGCATCAGAGGAAGTTCTTTCCACAGATGATGGTTcatcagaagaggaagataatgattcagatatggaagaaaaaggaaaatatattgaaaatatCTTGGCTAATAAGAAAACTACATCACAA atgactctggagaaggaagaacaagagagaaaagagcttCAGAAGATGATAATgggagaagaagacaaagatggtgataagagaaaaggggctaagaaagatgaagatgaaaattcACAGTTTGGATTTGGTACTCCAG GTCGTCTGTTGAGAATTACCCGCACATTCAAGACCTCAGATGGCAAGGAATACACCAGGACTGAGATTGTCCGCAAGAGTGCAGTGATTGACACTTATGTGAAGATCAGAACTTCAAAGGATGAATCCTTCATCAAAAACTTTGCTGGCCAACTTG ATGAGAcccagaaggaggagatgaagcgtGAGAGACGGCGCCTTCAGGAACAGTTGAGGAGGATCAAGCGCAACCAAGAGAGGCAACAAAAAGGCATCGTCACTCCTCCCAAGACCAAGAAACCCAAATTGAAGCCTGACCTCAAGTTGAAGTGTGGTGCTTGTGGCCAG GTAGGGCACATGCGCACCAACAAGGCCTGCCCAATGTATGCAGGAAACACCAGCTCCACTCAGCCCATAAATGTGGCTCTGacagaggagcaagaagaagaaatggagaaaggaggaatagaggaatcTGAAGAACTTATCAATGTGGATGGAACAAAGATTAAGCTTTCCTCAAAAGTGATTAAG CACGCAGAGGAGTTGAAACGTAGATCTCTGGTGCTGAAAGTCCCCAAAGACCAAGTGAAAAATCCCAAACGCAGGAGGGCAGGAACTGTGGTGCACTGTGATTACCTGAAGCGCAAGGAGAGGTCGGTGAACAGGCGACGCATTGACCCAGTCATTACTCTCTCCACCATATTTGAGGAGATGTTAAATGAGATGAGGGAGATGTCAGATGCACAGCCATTCCTCTTCCCTGTTAATGTGAAG CAAGTACCTGATTATTACAATATTGTTAATCACCCAATGGACCTGTCAACCATTCGTGACAACCTGCGGCAAAAGAAATACCAGAGCAGAGAAGAATTCCTCTCCGATATCTCACAAATTGTTGAAAATTCCAAACTTTATAATG GTGTCAAAAGTACATTGACAGTTACAGCACAAAAGATGTTAGAATTGTGCATAGACAGGTTCGCTGAGAAGGAAGAGCGACTCATGAGATTGGAGAAAGCAATTAATCCTCTCCTTGATGACGATGACCAG GTGGCATTTGATTACATACTGGACAACATTGTAAATCAGAAGCTGTTCTCAATGCAGGAATCATGGCCATTTATGAAACCTGTAAACAAGAAGAATGTAAAAGACTATTATGAAATAATACAGAGCCCTATGGATCTTTCCACCATAGCAAAGAAAGTCAAAA acCACAAATACCACAGCCGAGCCGAATTCATGCAAGATATGGAACTCATCTTGACCAACAGCATCAGGTACAATGGTCAAGATTCTGCATTCACACAAAAGGCTGAGACTCTTTTGCAAGTCTGTAAAGATAGTCTGGCTGAA taTGAGGCTCATCTTGATGGATTGGAAAAGAAGATTACTCTTGCCCAAGAACGAGCCTTAGAACAAGCTGAAACTGACTCTTTGTGCACTTCCCTTGGCCCTGATGATGACACTAATTACACATTTGCTGAGCCGGAGCAGGACCCTCCAGATCACCAAATGGGTTCACCCTCAGATAATCTTCTAAACTATTCCG gtgatgaagaggaagagcatgTCAATGTAgttgatggggaggaagaggaaatgatgcAGACACCCAAGAGACGTCGTCTCCAACAGGAACAAAGGAATGTCTTGGAGGAAG ATCTTGAATTcagtgatgatgaagaggattaTGGaatgcagcaacaacagcaacaagaccagcagcagcaacagcagcaccatcacATGGAAGAAATGTCTGGGGCAGATATGGTGGAAGCTggcatggtactggaggggcaGTATGGCTCCCACCAGCAGGGGCCTGATGAAACACAGGGAGCAGCAGAGGCAATGGTTCAACTCTCAGCTCAGTATTCATATTACCAG GGTGAAACAGGGGAGTACAATCCTGAAGGTTTGGGAACAGAAGGCAACATGGAAGTTGATGCCAGTTATGATCCTTCTGTGGAATTCCTTGGGGGCATGATGCCTTCACAG CCGCATGATGATGCTACGATCAATAATGACTTGGCTGTGTCAGACTCGGATGATGAAGCTGGTCGTCAAGTTGACCATCAACAAATGGAAAATCCTccccaagaagaggaagatgacaaaGATGCGCTGTGGTTTTAA